From a single Penaeus vannamei isolate JL-2024 chromosome 25, ASM4276789v1, whole genome shotgun sequence genomic region:
- the LOC113820336 gene encoding zinc finger protein 605, producing MSDPPDRTNDVLDISQFLNVYVSVDEDPQAEPLESWEDDPLRDTGVQEEERATWINEQGNSSIQAGDIILANGKKCPYCFRLVSRNKMRVHLRTHTGERPYVCEVCHKSFARSDKLSTHKRIHTGEKPYICFCGKRFSRIDHLKMHATTHNVSENQRDALLEEAKHLDLVSRGLPLPFTRAPLYTCPYCHMQFNQTYKYNRHLRVHTGEKPFACFCGAQYARSERLRKHQIERHGHNFNKETLSQSFPQSSEIMITPIPEVTLEAIEDPVISPVIVKEDPVKEELICQPASSKDVMESISKEIVIQKIDTVSNEDADKLNQPKRKLIKRNGLYCCEYCSKTFKKAHKLSIHRRSHTGEKPHSCESCGKAFARKDHMLKHMNIHLKRRRNSLFLRSVNQNLWTDMESVNFQEIKIENEEIEDQFETQCAKKVEEKIYSCEICGHTFKKVYNLQSHMEIHSDRTLFECSVCNKQFKVKKNYEAHLLNHEETTSGLMEKAAENTNLEKARNQRAQCTVCGKWVVSQSSLETHMRSHTGERPFKCDRCNNAFMRKGDMLRHMKSHTGEKPYVCHYCSATFSRKDKLAFHIKRHDESNETSV from the exons ATGTCAGACCCACCTGATAGAACAAACGATGTGCTCGACATCTCGCAGTTCCtcaatgtgtatgtgtcagtggaTGAAGATCCCCAGGCTGAACCACTGGAGAGCTGGGAGGATGATCCTCTACGGGACACAGGGGttcaagaggaagaaagagcgacgTGGATTAATGAGCAAGGGAATTCAAGCATACAAG CTGGAGACATAATTCTTGCAAATGGGAAGAAGTGTCCATACTGCTTTAGACTGGTTTCCCGAAACAAGATGAGAGTCCACCTGAGAACTCACACTGGGGAAAGACCCTACGTTTGCGAAGTATGTCACAAAAGTTTTGCCCGCTCTGACAAGCTAAGCACCCACAAAAGAATTCACACCGGAGAGAAGCCTTATATCTGCTTCTGTGGGAAGAGGTTCAGCCGCATTGACCACCTGAAGATGCATGCTACAACCCACAATGTAAGTGAGAACCAGCGTGATGCTCTATTGGAAGAGGCTAAGCACCTGGACCTAGTAAGTAGAGGGCTTCCTTTGCCCTTCACAAGAGCTCCTCTGTACACATGCCCTTACTGTCATATGCAGTTCAATCAGACCTACAAGTATAATAGACACTTGAGAGTTCACACAGGAGAAAAGCCATTTGCATGCTTCTGTGGTGCACAGTATGCTCGGTCTGAGAGGCTGCGGAAGCACCAGATAGAAAGGCATGGGCATAATTTCAACAAAGAAACCTTATCTCAATCCTTCCCACAATCCAGTGAAATCATGATTACACCAATACCTGAAGTTACCTTAGAAGCAATAGAAGATCCTGTTATAAGTCCTGTCATTGTAAAAGAAGACCCAGTAAAGGAAGAACTGATCTGTCAGCCAGCATCTAGCAAGGATGTGATGGAAAGTATCTCCAAGGAAATTGTCATTCAGAAAATAGACACAGTAAGTAATGAAGATGCTGATAAGCTGAATCAGCCAAAAAGAAAACTCATTAAACGGAATGGCCTATACTGCTGTGAATATTGCTCCAAAACCTTCAAGAAGGCCCATAAGCTCAGTATTCATAGAAGAAGTCACACAGGAGAAAAGCCACACTCATGTGAGTCCTGTGGTAAGGCATTTGCTCGCAAGGACCACATGCTGAAGCACATGAATATACacctgaagagaagaagaaattcgCTATTCTTGAGAAGCGTAAATCAGAATTTGTGGACAGACATGGAATCTGTTAATTTTCAGGAGATAAAGATTGAAAATGAGGAAATTGAAGATCAGTTTGAGACACAGTGTGccaaaaaagtggaagaaaagataTACTCCTGTGAAATATGTGGCCATACATTTAAAAAGGTGTACAACCTTCAGTCTCATATGGAGATACATAGTGACAGAACACTTTTTGAATGCAGTGTATGTAATAAGCAGTTCAAAGTTAAAAAGAATTATGAAGCTCATCTTCTGAATCATGAAGAAACAACTTCAGGCCTGATGGAAAAGGCAGCAGAAAATACAAATCTTGAGAAAGCTAGAAATCAGCGTGCTCAATGCACAGTCTGTGGGAAGTGGGTTGTGTCACAGAGCAGCCTAGAGACCCACATGAGATCACATACTGGTGAGCGTCCCTTCAAATGTGACAGATGCAATAATGCATTTATGCGAAAAGGTGACATGTTACGCCACATGAAGTCTCATACTGGTGAAAAACCATACGTGTGTCATTACTGCTCTGCGACTTTCTCAAGAAAGGACAAACTTGCATTCCACATCAAGAGGCATGATGAATCAAATGAGACAAGTGTATAA